The nucleotide window GTTGCTTAGATTTTCTAAAACTAGAAATAATTCAGACGTCATTGTCGATTCCAGACTGTATGTattcaatatataaataatatgtacatcTTTAGAAAATAGCCCCATATTAAACATAGCTTGTTTTTTGTTACTAACAGTctaattcatagacgttgtgcgGGCAACCCCATTTGATCGCTCACCCACTGAGTGTTTAATTTAAACTCTGTGTATGGATGGGAATTCGACACTCAGATGAAAGGTCTCCTGGGGGTGCCCTTGCATCAACTATGAATTCCACAGTTAGACAAAATACCACTCAGACTAGAAAACATCCAAGCTCCAGCTAGAATCTGGGTTCAAATCCATGGTgaaaaatattaatgtgatgaacATTAAAAGTTTTCCAGTTGTGACAATTTAAACCCACAACTTAGGAAGCAGGAAATGAACCTCATTACCCATCGTGTCACTCTGCTGTCTAATTGGTATAAAACTATTGttctgattatatttttaatcacaTATATTCTCTATATAtgtgattaaaaatataaattaaagaattaagaaaaccatttacatttttttcacaGGTAAcattaaatatgatttaaataacttttattcagtaaaatggatatgtaaatagattttatattctaaattctgcataaataattttataatgtaatattataattttttattgatggtGGAAGTATAGACAagattagtttaaataaatacagttaTATTCTTTTGATTGAATCTTACTTGGTGCAACCTCTACAATTCACCATGAACTGCCCCTACAAAATACcacaataaatgaaaaaccagaacaataaaaacacaaataattttgtatttaattatattatacagtaAACAATACAGGAACAAAGTGATTACctctttgtatatatttatgagTTGTTACACAATTGAATTAATCTCTGAAAATGTTGCAACTTCTACTCATTTGAAAAACAATTACCTTCttaactaaaaacagaaaagataaatagagatagatagacataatataaaaatcatgtaaTGCATACTATTTAATAATGAGTGCTAaagtcatttattaaaatcaatacaCAAGCCAAGTAATAATATGATGTTTCTTGTGTCaataattgttaaatatattatttgatttagtgtagttttttttttactttggtcattaaaatacataatatatttaactaaTAACAGCTACAAATACAGAAATTTAATAATCTCGACAATAACAGTCTTTATCTTTGTATTTGTATGCAATAtacaaatgattattattatattttaagacataccagaaaaataaattgtaaatatataataaaaacgaGCAACAAGCCTAGAGAGAGCAACTGAGTTTTACTGGCTCTTCTCAGACTTGACATGAACATAATGCTTACAAACTAACATCCTATtaaattttactagtaaaatgacatttcagtgacagtcgCCCTTgccattttactgactggaattaataatcgtacaataacttgtatacatataatgaaTGCCTTTAGCCagtcagtggttagcctatatggTTTCAGATTATGTTGTCCTACGTTCAAAACCTAGTGATCAGAATGGTTTATATTCTAAATAACGTTCAACCATTACTTGACCACTTTACTGTAGGCCTATGATGTTTAAGAGACAACATATCTTGTGGAAAAAAAAGACATTATCGACTAATAGCGGCAGCAGGAGCGAAGGGtccttaatgggaccttagGGGGGTCACCATTGCCTGATAGGGCCCAAAGGCataagcagagtagatgggtaGAACAACTCTCTGATCATCATCAGGCATCTCCTCTGAGACTTGGACTTTGGCTTAGAGGGCTGTTCGGAAAGAAAAGGGCCATTCAGAAAGGAGAGGACCATTCGGAAAGGAAAGGGCCATTCTGAAAGGAGAGGGAAACGACCCACTACTTTCTGAACGGCAAAAGAAAGTAGTGGGTTGTTTGGAAAGGGTAGAGAGTTATATATTTGCTGCTGCTATACACACATATCACAAGATATCACAACATCTCAAATACATCTATTTCATCGAAGATTAAACATTAGGTATGTGAGAGTCCCTCTGAGTACACTCTTTCTTTTTACAGAAATCACAAAGCAATTAATTAATGCCTCATGTGACCAGAAGGCTGACCTAAATTTCAGTCAAAGAATCAGTATTGCCGTACAATGTGACAATACTGCTAGCCTTACcagcactttaccaatgaacattAATTCGGATGAATTATAGGACGCTTAAGTCATTACGTAGATAATAGCGAAAATCAATAGAGGTATTTGTTTCAATCTATTCAAGCTAGgtttattatcattacataaTCTACCTGCATTATGTATACACACattaaaagtatgaaaatttgTAAAGTCCAAATGATTTGGATTCTACTATCAGGTACAATTTATCTTGAAGCTGATAGTATGTATAGCATTGAGTAAAATACCTAAAAATTCTGGTTGTAAAAGGTTAACATATATGTTTCAAAGTATACAACAAACGAAACATTCtgtattgttaatattaaaatgtattttgacAACTTCACTGTATGTGTGTTAATAtgataattaacattaaaatttgattaaactgaataaaaaaatgtagcaCTTAAAGCTATAACAATAACATAGATATGTAAAACCCTGATACTTATGATAATTGCAACATCTCAAGCTATCATAACAAATTAAATTGCTTCCTGCCAAAAATTTATCATAAACACGAATATTAGCACACATTTCTAACTTATATTAGGTACTATAATACTAAATTAAGGCACAGGATTGTGTAAAACATAGGAAATATGagtatttgtaataatataaaacttttaggTTATGTTTACAAAAATCGCGCGCAAAAATCATTTCGGATAGATTATCAGATACTATTACTGAATATATAAACGAAGTACTACATAATTTACCAtctttaatgttaattttgttattttaacccTTAAATACCCACTAGTGAAGATGACAACCAATGGTTTTTTGGTGTCACGCAACTCATGACTTCCTGCAGGTTTGGTGAAAGCTATAAGTAAATTTGTACATACCATATCAAAATCCAAAGTAAATGCCACAATTCACATCACAAACACTTATAAACAACACTCTGGAGGCACAAAATAATCTAAAACATTTGACGTAAACACGTTCAAAGTTTATACGCGACATGTCCGTAACTCACTCAATTGCGTATTAGCTGAAATTGTTCGTCATTTGTATAGAAACACTAtatttctattaatattattcagcTAGCGCTCTGTATTTTTACTATTTCTCAAAATAGTAAACAATCCCTAGATGACACATTTGCGACCATAGATCTCACGGCGTTTACGGCAACCACAAATAACGGAATTGCACTTCTTTACACGCatagtatgaaaataattttgaaaaaaaaataataaataatttattgttttctttttaataggtaaataatgtgtttttttacttttattttaatctgcCTCAATTTTCATTGTATTTAACTAATTACACTATGTTACAAACTTATTAAGTATTATTCGAAAGCTATTATTGAAGTAGCAATagtagtgtattttttttaaattttaaagactATTTGTctactatatatttatagaatttatttattgaaaaattttaaccAATTTCAGTTCATCACTTGTTTAAATAGATTTCTATAGAACTAATAACTATAATTCTCTAAACTCTACAGTGCATGCTAGCGCCATCTATTAGCACGATTACCTATAACGCCTGTTTCAAGGACGCACTTAGTTCGTCGGTTTAAGCATTTTATTGTTTGATTGGGACATACAGCGCCACCTATTGTCTAGATGTATATTTCAGCTTTAAATTAACCGTTGAAACTTCAGAATTTTTATGAACATGAAATACTTAATTTCACCGTAGCTAACAAGGATTATCATATCATCTAATAACATATTAATTTCAgttcagttttaattttaattcaccGAAACCttccttttatttctttttaatttacgcACGTATTATTAAGAAAAGCACTAATTAATAATGATCCTGCTCGGTTTGCACTCACTTTTGCCACTTGTCTATTACGAAGTACTTATTAGTCAGAATACCGGCGATGTTTTGTGTACATGATGGAGTGAGCGAAATTGGCACCTGTTTGATTGCAAAACAGGAAAAGGTTCCGCATGCGCAAAAGAGTTATACTCGAtagaaaccatagatttacgagttgCTACATAATAGGAACTACTCAAATCGGGCCTCATCAACAAAATACAAGTTATTCGTAATAAAATTTCACTCCCTATTATATGTTAAACTCCCTACTACTTTTCATTCAGTGCCTCATCAGTCTGGTTAGAATGTGTGGTTGCCTGTAGACCTGGGTTCGAGTTATGGGGTATCagatatttagattttcttttttccaagtaattttaatttaaataaccgacttcaaaaaggaggaggttctcaatttggtcggtatttttttaattaactgttGGAACAGTTAGTGTTGGAACTTCGTGCCTCGGAGAAGCCGTCGTCGAGTCGTTATTATACCATCAAATTTTCATTCTAAGCCCACTAACCCGCTTTATCGCAGTGTTGGGTTCAACACGCATCTCAGGCTAGTCTTTGAACTAATGTTGCAGTCTTAACTAGTCTAGTctgccagtttcttcatcgcaagtaacagtcaaagtaacgtcataaatcaaaagtgacggtcttattcactgaaaaataaagtcttctttactacttactacttttactgttactttagctttacatgaagaaactggttGTAAGATGAAAGCCGactttttctttcattctttaaaagttagcccttgactacaatctcacctgatggtaagtgatgatgcaatctaagatggaagcgcgctaacttgataggagggtgaaaatccacacccctttcgggttctacacgacatcgtaccggaacgctaaatcttcgcttggcgatacgttttttttgactttttgtcTTTCTACTTACCTATTCTGCCCACACCTTTATGCCGTAGACACAAAGCTCCTCGTACCACGCAGGGGACACTGACGACTCCGTTCGCTTGAAATTCTGTATTATCCATATCCTGCGGGATCCATAGATttctccgggatgaaaagttgccTATGTATCTGTTCCAAGATCTCTCTatcaaatttcacccaaatcggttcagcggttcagtcgtaaaaaggtaacagacttactttagttttatactttaataataatggaGTATGGACAGGTGAACTGCGTCATTGGTCCAGATACCTTGTTTTAAATCACGAGGGTCGTAAATAAGATCAGATTGGCTTAGCATCAGTGGTGTTTATAACATCTCAAAATCATGACGAGGCATTGGTCCCAGTCAGTGTCGTGCATAAGTTtctcgatcagggtatgcactagtaagaaaaaataaccaaactgggtaaatcttcatttaataagcattaaataaatatcccttagggtatgcagtactttaatgcatgtatgaagtgcacaccactgaccCCATTCATTATATTTCAATATCAgcagacgtcccgcggtttccaAACgcgtatagcttggcaactttgttcatAACACTTCTtatgttgcgcgcggggcggggtgcttgtagcgatgaatgaaacctacgactgatgcacgtcacttccccacacgcacgatttcacacccgcgcagtcttaccgcccgtcgctcgcatataatgggagtgttatcaacgaacttgccagactatacagcCTCACAAACTAtgcctctttacaatattagtgttcATTACGGAATTAATCAGACATCATCACCCTAAACACTTTAGCCCGcagtagtgggtctaagctagtCAGAAAAAGTATAAGCTACCAATTCctttgaaaataatgaaaaggtttttatagataaatacCTAGACTTCCTTTGGTATGTCTATTCGTAGTGCGCGTGGGCATGCAGtggtttttaactagagtaggcATTATACACACATAGTTAATAGTAAATTTTTCCTTTCCTCAGAATCATCAGACTAGGCAGTACATATTTGCAGCTATAGAAACACCGCCACTGTTATTCAACCGCTACTGAACAGGTTTTGATGATTCGTAACAAGTAGATCAAGCTCTTATTTTATAGTGAAATAAAACCAATAGGTGTAattcttgtattttattattattatttattagtaataaatacacacactaattagtacacacacacatttaAGACTGAAAATACAAACCACCATATCAAATCAGTACTAATCGACACAGCCGATGGAAGTCTACAGCAGTCAGCTGCCCCGCAGACAACGTTCCACTAAAACCTACACCCAATGTatcaagtcctgggacctgctacttatgtttcctctaccacgaTATCATGGTACCAATACTAAGAGTGTTTTTCCACCAGAGATATGTTATGCAGCCAGGCTGCGAAGATATGCtggtaaaaatttttgaatgtgTTAGGAGACACAGGCCCTTAGAGCGACAGCGCACTAATCCGCCGCATTCCGGCTAGCCGCGCGGCTGGCCATTGGTTGACTTCAGTGGTTGGGTTCAGACTTAAGTCAGTAGTGCGTTGAAATTATACGATTTCCTAATATAATGGACTATGTGGCCTACCGCAACGGCGCGCCTTTAGGCTGGTTTTACAGTCACGCCGCTAGACGCGCCGTTGGACAGCGCGCGTTTGAACAGCGGTGCACCAACTAGTACGGCGCTCCTCAATTAGTACGAATAGGACGCGTCGCGCGAATAGGACGCGTTCAACGAACGGCGCTGCTCAAGCGCGCGAATTTGAAACGCTACTAATACCCCAATACATATCCGAGCGCGCGCGCTCCGACGGCGCTGCCGAAACGCGTGACTGTAAAACCAGCCTTAGTGCGCCGTCTCTCTTAGGAATGCTACGTTCGGATTCGGAACAACGTTTATTCCTACTGTTGTAATGACCATATTCATTGAAAAAACTTGTAGGACAATGTCTTGAATCTTGCTCAGATTAGTTTTGCAGTTTCATACCAATGATACTATACGGTTAGAGTTCATACGGAGATAACTCTTTCAAAGTTGATAAACGTGCTATGACGACCtagtcagttttttttaaacgcgcCGTCAGCGCCCGTTGCTAGCGATAGTCGCGGTACGCATGATAGTGAGACCGCCTATAGCCACCAACTTTTGCTTATCAGAAACGTAAGAATAATTGACAGTCAATGGAGACCTTTGCACACACCTGTATAAATTCAAACACGCGTTTGAACAGATACAGCGTCGTACCGGTACTGCGTAGGTACAAAAACACGATTGTATAGAGAGAATACTTTCAATAGAATATAAGCACGCCGTAGAAGTTTCCATAAGGGCATAAACTGCGTTACGCGTGTGTACGCACGTGAGCACGTCGCGGGCCACGCTTCTGGTGCACGCACGTGAGCACGTTCGCGTGCTTATGCGCGGGCATCGGCGCGTGCATCCGCGTCGCAGTTTTCTCAGTACAATTTTGACGTTGGAGGTGTACAGTCGAGTAATTATGGATAAATTAATGTTGTATTATTTATCAAGACGACGGCGACGACGAATTGCCAAAAAAATGGCAGGACGACACTGAACTTCAACAATTACCCTttctgtatcaaaatttgtcATTTTTTGTTATGGGCCGGGCACGCGCGTGCGGTCGGTTCGAGATAGCGCTGTCAACTGAACAAGCACGCGCGTGCACCCGCTAGCGGGCTTCGCGCGTGGACCCGTCCAACGTGATGCGTGATCACGTCGCGTGCATGCGTGCCCCATTGCACGGAAGTATCACGCGACGGGCTCACGAGCGTGTGCACGCGCATGGGCACGCGCGGGTCGTTTTTGTATGGACACGCGAGAGGCACGCTTAACGCAGTTTATGGCCTAATGCGCAACGGCGCGTTTAAATAGTGATGTGCACATGTGATGCAATGTCTTCAatgaagtctttttttttttgtgttagtGTGAAGATAATACATCAGATAAGCTCACATGCCCGCCTTGCGCTGCGCAGTTCAACACCTAAGGCCATAAACTGCGTTAAGCGTGCCTCTCGCGTGTCCATACAAAAACGACCCGCGCGTGCCCATGCGCGTGCACACGCTCGTGAGCCCGTCGCGTGATACTTCCGTGCAATGGGGCACGCATGCACGCGACGTGATCACGCATCACGTTGGACGGGTCCACGCGCGAAGCCCGCTAGCGGGTGCACGCGCGTGCTTGTTCAGTTGACAGCGCTATCTCGAACCGACCGCACGCGCGTGCCCGGCCCATAACAAAAAATgacaaattttgatacagaaAGGGTAATTGTTGAAGTTCAGTGTCGTCCTGCCATTTTTTTGGCAATTCGTCGTCGCCGTCGTCTTGATAAATAATACAACATTAATTTATCCATAATTACTCGACTGTACACCTCCAACGTCAAAATTGTACTGAGAAAACTGCGACGCGGATGCACGCGCCGATGCCCGCGCATAAGCACGCGAACGTGCTCACGTGCGTGCACCAGAAGCGTGGCCCGCGACGTGCTCACGTGCGTACACACGCGTAACGCAGTTTATGCCCTAATGAAACTGATCGTGCGATCAGTATGTTAATCATGACAATCACATGATCAGTTTAATCAGATGTAAAGTCAGACAGCGTGCGATTACTACTTGAACAGGCAAAGTAGACTCGTGCCATAACCAGAAGCGACCTATAAATTGTTTAATCTAGGATCGCTTCTGATCTAGCACAAGCCTTTATTAGTACGTAAACGCCTTGATGTATATTTATGATCGCCCAACTTTTTATCCGAAGGGCGTTCACAAACTACCTCACTTACCATATTGGTTCGGTAGTTACAATTACCTGCACATTAGATAACGCAATTACTATTTATTGTCAGTTACCTACTAAACTGCCTCGCTGCGTGTCCTACAAATCAACctgtaatacataataatttaatcagttCAGCATTCATCCACGTAGCAGTAGTTTACCTTACGCTGCTTACCAGTTTTACCATAAAGCGCTTCTGTTCGCTATTCGTTTTACCATTTAAAGATACCTCAGTTACCTTTACCCATGTTACCAATTTACATTTTACCAGTTACCAACCATTACCAGTTACCAACAGTTACCATTTGTTACACATACCAACTTACAATAAGACAACACTTGGAGCATGTTAAAACTACCAAGTGCTGCCTTCAGATGTAACCTGTAAAGTGGATAaatttatacaatataaaatatacatgacgaacaatacttaaaattaacttaCAAATTTCATTCTACATCTAAGAACCCGTATGATCAAAACTATTAATGGAAATTTCTTTAAACAAAAGATCATACGAATTAGGCTATGGCGGCGGGTTAGTTTTTGTCAATGTCTTAATTTATGACAAAAACTAGCCAGTTGTATGATAAGTAAACCTACCTTGTGCATCACCTACTGCGCCGCCTTCACCACCTCCAGTAAGATTACCATCGCCTGTTGTAGAGCCATCAAAACCTATAACAAAGGAACCACATATTAGAAGACTGGAAAACTAAAGAATATTTCATTAGtaaaatgacaaatatttaaatatttaccagACATTTCCATATTTGAGTCGTCTTCGCCAAAATTAGTTTCATCGTTATTCGTGCCATCGTCATCTTCGTCCCACATACTTTCATTAACAAATTCAGGTTCCATTTTGGGTGCAACAGCGTTATTTTCGTCTTCATCAGGTATCGTTACGAATTCTTCTTTAGCCGAACCAGACGGTCCGGCCTCTAAGGGGTCTACACATTTCCGTTTCGCGGGTCCACTTTGAGATGACGATGAATTATTTGATGCTATTGATGGCCTATTTGTTCTCTTAATTGCTACTGGAGTTGAGGAGGGCTTAGAATCTAAATCAGTCTCTAACTTAGTCATAACAGATTGCCTTTGTTGTGACGACCTCGGGCCTGGCCTCGAAGTCGGCTTTGGTTTGGATGGCGTGGAACTTTCTTCATTTTGATTACCGGTTAAACCTTTCACTTGAAGCTGTTCCGCGGTACTAATAAACGACGCTAACTCTTCTTGCTTAACATTAACTTCACCTTGGTACATAAACTGTAATAAGTCTCTTAGCGCAGAATGACTAACATCTTTTAAAAATACTGAAACAAACGAAAGATTTATTACGACAAATTATTCACGAAAAACACAATCACAAGAATTCACTTATAAACGCATACATACCTATGGGATGCTGAGTGGGGTTCATTTTGAACATTTCTTGAAAATAGGGAGAACATACTGATAAAACTAATTTGTGTGCCTGTAATAATCGGCCTTCTGCAGCCAAGGTTACGTCTACCAAGTCTCCACGCGACAGCAGGCCGTGAAAGCCTGCTGACATATTCGCATGGAAATTGTTCCAACATAGCGAAAACTGTTCGTCCGACGCCATGATGGCGGCGAGCGTAGAAAGACCCTGAAACAATGCAAATAATTGATTAGACACAAccatggttaaaaaaaaaaaaaaaacgagaaaTATGGATAATATATTGGAATTTAACACATTTATCACTCAGCTGGCACTTACCTATCCTATAACTTTGTACTTTATAATTTCGATATTagaaacatttgaaaaaaaatatatgatgttTCTAATGCAGCACTGTCTAAACACTCTTCATCCCACGTCCTTCCCGTTTGAGCGCTCTTTACGTTATGATGACGCAAACTCGACGTATGCCGTGGCGTCACAGTGTGGTAATGCGTAAATGATTTTGCccaaaatagattttatttattttaaagtaattcaAGGTAATTTATGGTAtacttaaaacttttattttatatattactgttttgctcaatgatttatttataatataatataattcaacGATTCTATACTTATGTACGAGTATTGATCCAAAAAGCTCGACTTATTAAGAGGTAGTCTACGCCTCGGACAtcttaaaaagtataattattatggtaagcataaaataaatattctaatcAAGCCAGATCCCatcacttttatttaaaatgtccattatgataagtaggtacctacataaaagtaCATTGAGGTATgaagaatacaaaaaataattacttaaaaaggactaggtaggtacttacttacttaagaaagtaggtaggtaacgaACTTCGAAGTCAATTTCGATCTTAGTGTGAAACGAAACGGAGTGCGTAGGTAGCGGAGCCTACATAAAATGAAGTACTACTTATATAAGTActcagaataaagatgatccagaatgataagcagcgtggtgaagccgatgaaacccataaaaaagtcacgcgtctccttgacatccgcatatacaattttttgtcataatttgtatttcaaaacttaacactaacaacaattacgtaaattaggTACACAGATTAAGAAGAGGCATATACTTAGAGCTCACGAAATACGACGGTGCTGTTCCAAATACAGAATTCAAACGCTAATACATTTTCGAATCAGTACAACACGAACCGTCGAAGCAgtaattatcaatattattcaagaaaaatggcgtgttatttttgaaatattttaaaactacgtAAGTAACGTAtactaagtaagtaggtacttaagtactttaataagtatttacttatttttttatttgtaactgaatatagttatttttgaTATAAGCAAGTACCTAACtacttataggtacctacaagtTTATAACGTaaattaagtacttatttatACAGATTCTCAACCGTCCAGTATATAAAAACATCTTAGATTAATAAGAGAAAAACATAACACTTTATATTCGGACAGTTAAGTAAGTACTTggtattgttttttctttaatttgttaaattaataatagttaaaataagcATGTACCTATAGGTAAGTAGATTTACAATTATACCTCTACCTattaatttagttcttgttaATATATGTACCGTCAACTGTGGCAACAttaccatattttttattatttcatcgaTCTATTCCTAAACAGAGCAAGTTATTTAAGattgtatagatttattttgtaacaaaggTGTATATCACTTGTTTTGACTGTTGTTCCTAACTGTATCCCTTATGGATTTGTTATAATAACCAAAAGTATGAGCTAGGTAAAATTGACACATTTTTAGTAACTTTACCTAGCTAACAATTTACATCGAAAAAGTATCTCCAAGTGTGTGATATGTAAAGTTACCAATAACTCTTGCCCTAACTAGATGTAcatcaaaattttaaacttcTAACTTCATACAAATTGGTTATATCAATACTAAGGTAAAGATACcccaagattttttaaattttcatagaaATAGGTGGATATCGCCAGGGTTGTCACCACGATATAGAATGAAAcacaatgtatgtatgtatgtagtattCTTTCTGAATATTTTACTCCACGGCGAAAAATGCATTTAGTATTACCAGGATCATCTGACAAGTCCGTCTCAtcatagtttaa belongs to Bicyclus anynana chromosome 10, ilBicAnyn1.1, whole genome shotgun sequence and includes:
- the LOC112049969 gene encoding protein tramtrack, beta isoform isoform X13, yielding MASDEQFSLCWNNFHANMSAGFHGLLSRGDLVDVTLAAEGRLLQAHKLVLSVCSPYFQEMFKMNPTQHPIVFLKDVSHSALRDLLQFMYQGEVNVKQEELASFISTAEQLQVKGLTGNQNEESSTPSKPKPTSRPGPRSSQQRQSVMTKLETDLDSKPSSTPVAIKRTNRPSIASNNSSSSQSGPAKRKCVDPLEAGPSGSAKEEFVTIPDEDENNAVAPKMEPEFVNESMWDEDDDGTNNDETNFGEDDSNMEMSGFDGSTTGDGNLTGGGEGGAVGDAQVEFVISNRGRRHMRLGGFSFYAEKVFPEKSKVRWRCTRRTCRAYAHTLHDQIFALSNVHSHDPQVMPPSTLVTTAPYRSFTHAAIATQAKAVLND
- the LOC112049969 gene encoding protein tramtrack, beta isoform isoform X31, coding for MASDEQFSLCWNNFHANMSAGFHGLLSRGDLVDVTLAAEGRLLQAHKLVLSVCSPYFQEMFKMNPTQHPIVFLKDVSHSALRDLLQFMYQGEVNVKQEELASFISTAEQLQVKGLTGNQNEESSTPSKPKPTSRPGPRSSQQRQSVMTKLETDLDSKPSSTPVAIKRTNRPSIASNNSSSSQSGPAKRKCVDPLEAGPSGSAKEEFVTIPDEDENNAVAPKMEPEFVNESMWDEDDDGTNNDETNFGEDDSNMEMSGFDGSTTGDGNLTGGGEGGAVGDAQESKIIKMGNKKILYIDGYTFTVLRQKTHNGSSWRCSMYSRGCRTLAHLDDHDELKYLRGDHNHVPPSLYRAANGSYIRLR
- the LOC112049969 gene encoding protein tramtrack, beta isoform isoform X41, whose translation is MASDEQFSLCWNNFHANMSAGFHGLLSRGDLVDVTLAAEGRLLQAHKLVLSVCSPYFQEMFKMNPTQHPIVFLKDVSHSALRDLLQFMYQGEVNVKQEELASFISTAEQLQVKGLTGNQNEESSTPSKPKPTSRPGPRSSQQRQSVMTKLETDLDSKPSSTPVAIKRTNRPSIASNNSSSSQSGPAKRKCVDPLEAGPSGSAKEEFVTIPDEDENNAVAPKMEPEFVNESMWDEDDDGTNNDETNFGEDDSNMEMSGFDGSTTGDGNLTGGGEGGAVGDAQVKWALKPNGSRIAIVHGYTFYCNQVFLNTEIWRCSNGNSCKCRFTINKDSKTIVRSTLTHHHEAPRFIIRKGVLIRI
- the LOC112049969 gene encoding protein tramtrack, beta isoform isoform X45: MASDEQFSLCWNNFHANMSAGFHGLLSRGDLVDVTLAAEGRLLQAHKLVLSVCSPYFQEMFKMNPTQHPIVFLKDVSHSALRDLLQFMYQGEVNVKQEELASFISTAEQLQVKGLTGNQNEESSTPSKPKPTSRPGPRSSQQRQSVMTKLETDLDSKPSSTPVAIKRTNRPSIASNNSSSSQSGPAKRKCVDPLEAGPSGSAKEEFVTIPDEDENNAVAPKMEPEFVNESMWDEDDDGTNNDETNFGEDDSNMEMSGFDGSTTGDGNLTGGGEGGAVGDAQGSIKNMNPMFIMSKKGNPLIFLAGYKYSMKSIKIVGTSMQKRWQCSTHTNRGCCGTVITLDNVIVKLKNIHNHAPVL
- the LOC112049969 gene encoding protein tramtrack, beta isoform isoform X2, which codes for MASDEQFSLCWNNFHANMSAGFHGLLSRGDLVDVTLAAEGRLLQAHKLVLSVCSPYFQEMFKMNPTQHPIVFLKDVSHSALRDLLQFMYQGEVNVKQEELASFISTAEQLQVKGLTGNQNEESSTPSKPKPTSRPGPRSSQQRQSVMTKLETDLDSKPSSTPVAIKRTNRPSIASNNSSSSQSGPAKRKCVDPLEAGPSGSAKEEFVTIPDEDENNAVAPKMEPEFVNESMWDEDDDGTNNDETNFGEDDSNMEMSGFDGSTTGDGNLTGGGEGGAVGDAQARFIRAGKGRLLLHRGYTFRLKNNLAHGRKQWYCSSRLTSRCLADVNTEGPEGYERIVRSRFAHNHAPPNVRRFADGRYVVRTPHQSGHRAPAPLDPHHQLLQLQHALALYAATAHANATANASAAVSASTGTGSQQSPNALPPATQHNSTAKPLLVDTPCNEED
- the LOC112049969 gene encoding protein tramtrack, beta isoform isoform X4, whose protein sequence is MASDEQFSLCWNNFHANMSAGFHGLLSRGDLVDVTLAAEGRLLQAHKLVLSVCSPYFQEMFKMNPTQHPIVFLKDVSHSALRDLLQFMYQGEVNVKQEELASFISTAEQLQVKGLTGNQNEESSTPSKPKPTSRPGPRSSQQRQSVMTKLETDLDSKPSSTPVAIKRTNRPSIASNNSSSSQSGPAKRKCVDPLEAGPSGSAKEEFVTIPDEDENNAVAPKMEPEFVNESMWDEDDDGTNNDETNFGEDDSNMEMSGFDGSTTGDGNLTGGGEGGAVGDAQANVALTTTAQVSIVGENQLEIAKKKLEHLLSQVTTQTPSCEGGGKQMQLGTVSIKKLFMKDASIQVLIEQEQEEEEGKVLAEGATANNSTHFHTLRFGSKHQNCTVCFNELRNLMSKRAAVKKVKKTTTFCVECNINMCCYCFKTTHPITK
- the LOC112049969 gene encoding protein tramtrack, beta isoform isoform X10; translated protein: MASDEQFSLCWNNFHANMSAGFHGLLSRGDLVDVTLAAEGRLLQAHKLVLSVCSPYFQEMFKMNPTQHPIVFLKDVSHSALRDLLQFMYQGEVNVKQEELASFISTAEQLQVKGLTGNQNEESSTPSKPKPTSRPGPRSSQQRQSVMTKLETDLDSKPSSTPVAIKRTNRPSIASNNSSSSQSGPAKRKCVDPLEAGPSGSAKEEFVTIPDEDENNAVAPKMEPEFVNESMWDEDDDGTNNDETNFGEDDSNMEMSGFDGSTTGDGNLTGGGEGGAVGDAQVYWGQSRFGNPILVIDGNRFRRCGQIVYGKGTWRCIQSDRGCKSYAITQFNHVVGVEHLHSCHNKKNYRCNKDRKRNKCFPNGRRKINIDSFTFDPFV